A single region of the Lysinibacillus sp. B2A1 genome encodes:
- a CDS encoding elongation factor 3 — MKEIMQLQDVRYEINDTMIFDNVSGAVKQGEVIGIIGRNGAGKSTLLQLISGLLEPSTGQLRWLYSVKVVYVEQELAYFDLMEVTTNEADLLAKWRVPNVPFSTLSGGEKLKMRLAEGFSKNAQVLLLDEPTNHLDAQSMAILIEQVKNYTGTIIVVSHDRYFLDEIATKIWSLEEGKLIEHSGNYSSYMEAKEHRKLTQQRAYEKQQKQIERIEDQMQALTSWSQKAHAQSTKKEGFKEYHRVKAKRMDAQIKSKKKRLEKELAKNKIEAVAPEDEIRFTLGTNQRVGKRMLETKRLKMHFEERLLFQDVNLTTKFGDKIAITGTNGSGKTTLLKILLGQLKAEGEIWISPAANIGYLTQEVFDLPLEQTPEQFFYKDTFEERGKVRNLMKHLGFTSAHWTSPIGKMSMGERVKCKLMVYILEDKNVLILDEPTNHLDLPSREQLETTLAQYKGTLLVVSHDRYFLEKVTDSVWEIHHHRIEKKWSDNSLSTVNAKETLRLTLETERQEILGKLSFLTTKDRDYAWLDQKFNELTKRINELK, encoded by the coding sequence ATGAAGGAAATTATGCAATTACAGGATGTACGATATGAAATTAACGACACAATGATTTTTGACAATGTTTCAGGTGCCGTAAAACAAGGTGAGGTAATAGGCATCATCGGAAGAAATGGTGCTGGTAAATCCACATTATTACAATTGATCTCAGGTTTATTAGAGCCCTCTACAGGACAGCTACGCTGGCTATATTCTGTAAAAGTTGTCTATGTAGAGCAAGAACTAGCTTATTTTGATTTGATGGAGGTTACAACGAATGAGGCTGATTTACTGGCGAAATGGCGGGTTCCCAATGTACCCTTCTCTACATTAAGTGGTGGAGAAAAGCTGAAGATGCGGCTTGCAGAAGGCTTTTCCAAAAACGCCCAGGTACTCTTGCTTGATGAACCAACAAATCATTTGGATGCGCAGAGCATGGCTATATTGATAGAGCAAGTAAAAAATTATACTGGCACAATCATTGTAGTTTCCCATGATCGGTATTTTTTAGATGAGATTGCAACGAAAATTTGGTCATTGGAAGAGGGAAAACTTATTGAGCATAGTGGTAATTATTCAAGCTATATGGAGGCTAAAGAGCATCGCAAATTAACTCAGCAGCGAGCATATGAAAAGCAGCAAAAACAAATTGAACGAATAGAAGACCAAATGCAAGCTTTAACATCCTGGTCTCAAAAGGCACATGCGCAATCTACAAAGAAGGAGGGATTTAAGGAGTATCACCGTGTCAAAGCAAAGCGAATGGATGCACAGATTAAGTCAAAGAAAAAAAGGTTAGAGAAGGAGTTAGCAAAGAATAAGATTGAAGCAGTTGCTCCTGAAGATGAAATACGTTTTACCTTAGGAACAAATCAACGAGTAGGCAAGAGAATGCTAGAGACAAAGCGTTTAAAGATGCATTTTGAAGAACGGCTGCTGTTTCAGGATGTCAATTTGACTACTAAATTTGGTGATAAAATTGCTATAACGGGAACCAATGGCAGTGGAAAAACGACATTATTAAAAATACTTTTAGGTCAGTTGAAGGCTGAGGGGGAGATTTGGATATCTCCTGCAGCAAATATTGGCTATTTAACACAAGAGGTATTTGATTTGCCACTTGAGCAGACACCAGAGCAATTCTTTTATAAAGATACCTTTGAAGAGCGCGGTAAGGTAAGAAATCTCATGAAGCATTTAGGGTTTACATCAGCCCATTGGACATCTCCAATAGGAAAGATGAGTATGGGGGAGCGGGTGAAATGTAAACTGATGGTGTATATTTTAGAAGATAAAAACGTTCTAATTTTGGATGAGCCAACAAATCATCTTGATTTACCATCACGTGAACAGTTGGAGACAACGCTTGCCCAATATAAGGGTACATTACTTGTAGTATCACATGATCGATATTTTCTTGAGAAGGTGACGGATAGTGTGTGGGAGATACACCATCATCGTATCGAGAAAAAATGGAGCGATAATTCTCTCTCAACAGTTAATGCTAAAGAGACACTGCGTTTAACGCTTGAAACAGAAAGACAAGAGATATTAGGGAAGCTGAGTTTTTTAACAACCAAGGATAGGGATTATGCTTGGCTAGATCAAAAGTTTAATGAGCTAACGAAGCGAATTAATGAACTAAAATAA
- a CDS encoding DNA-deoxyinosine glycosylase has protein sequence MSDELKNVLPPVIDLSTKVLIVGSMPGKQSLEKQQYYGNPRNHFWSIIGEVLEITIPDVYEQRLQLLKSNHIGLWDTIASCERKGSLDAAIRNEKPNNFQRLFEHYPNIELVLFNGAKAFDVFKRYIGFEVLGDRVYQKMPSTSPIPGKNIKTFEEKLKDWQVMSSYLPNIK, from the coding sequence GTGTCAGATGAACTAAAAAATGTATTACCGCCTGTTATTGACTTGTCAACGAAGGTGCTAATTGTTGGCTCAATGCCTGGTAAACAATCATTAGAGAAGCAGCAATATTATGGTAACCCACGCAATCACTTTTGGTCGATTATTGGGGAAGTATTAGAGATAACAATTCCAGATGTCTATGAACAAAGATTACAATTGTTAAAGAGCAATCATATTGGTCTTTGGGATACAATAGCATCATGCGAACGTAAAGGAAGCTTAGATGCAGCCATTCGCAATGAAAAACCGAATAATTTTCAAAGGCTTTTTGAGCACTATCCTAATATTGAGTTAGTCCTTTTTAATGGAGCAAAGGCTTTTGATGTTTTTAAAAGGTATATTGGTTTTGAAGTTTTAGGTGATCGTGTGTATCAAAAAATGCCCTCGACTAGCCCTATACCTGGTAAAAATATTAAAACTTTTGAGGAAAAGCTCAAGGATTGGCAAGTAATGAGCTCCTATTTACCTAACATAAAATAA
- a CDS encoding oligosaccharide deacetylase gives MTRKYVMILSICFFIISVCSTELITYADKGRPYYEETGEVVWDINTEDKIIALTFDDGPHPKYTAAILDLLAKYDAKATFFIIGKNAEKYPEVVLRSYSEGHELANHTFSHPFKVSVAELQKELRQTKEIIYSITGFSPALFRPVGGNYNDSMINAAVKDGYKVVMWSWHQDTQDWKQPGVKKITQKVLKGSKPGDVILFHDGGGDRSQTIKALEEILPVLKKQGYTFVTISELIESKQQKEQVQ, from the coding sequence ATGACGCGTAAATATGTAATGATTTTAAGCATTTGTTTTTTTATCATATCGGTATGTTCTACAGAGCTCATAACGTATGCGGATAAAGGTCGTCCCTACTATGAGGAGACAGGGGAAGTTGTGTGGGATATCAATACAGAAGACAAAATAATTGCCCTCACCTTTGACGATGGACCACATCCTAAGTATACAGCAGCTATTTTAGATTTATTGGCAAAGTATGATGCAAAGGCTACCTTTTTTATTATTGGAAAAAATGCAGAAAAATATCCAGAGGTTGTTTTAAGATCTTATTCTGAAGGACATGAGTTAGCCAATCATACGTTTTCACATCCGTTTAAAGTTTCTGTAGCTGAATTGCAGAAGGAACTGCGTCAGACAAAGGAAATAATTTATAGCATAACTGGATTTTCCCCGGCTTTATTCCGTCCTGTAGGTGGTAACTATAATGATTCAATGATTAATGCCGCTGTTAAGGATGGATACAAAGTTGTTATGTGGTCTTGGCATCAGGATACTCAGGATTGGAAGCAGCCAGGTGTAAAGAAAATTACACAAAAGGTGCTGAAGGGATCAAAGCCCGGTGATGTTATTTTATTCCATGATGGAGGCGGCGATCGCAGTCAAACCATTAAAGCGCTGGAAGAAATATTGCCAGTGCTGAAAAAGCAGGGTTATACATTTGTCACGATATCCGAGCTGATAGAAAGCAAACAGCAAAAAGAGCAAGTGCAATAA
- a CDS encoding DUF1805 domain-containing protein, translating into MVTIEPIMIKGHFFTAVVVQLPKTTLLTVSNNTGYIMCGALDVGLLNDRLADRKIIAGRAVGVKTIDELLTAPLESVTYEAQQLGITEGMSGVEALLKMI; encoded by the coding sequence ATGGTGACAATAGAGCCTATAATGATTAAGGGGCATTTTTTCACTGCGGTGGTTGTTCAATTACCCAAAACAACACTACTAACGGTTTCAAATAATACAGGCTATATTATGTGCGGGGCATTGGATGTCGGTTTGTTAAATGACCGCCTAGCTGATCGAAAAATTATTGCTGGGCGAGCTGTTGGTGTAAAAACAATCGATGAATTATTGACTGCTCCCCTAGAATCCGTGACCTATGAGGCACAACAGTTGGGCATTACAGAAGGAATGTCTGGTGTTGAAGCTTTATTAAAAATGATCTAA
- a CDS encoding DUF2238 domain-containing protein encodes MMDKDRKIHVILLLIVIIIFLWSVIKPASYLDWLAEVSPAVVAIIFVTIIYTKFRFTTFSYCIIAFLSILTFIGGHYTYSEVPLFNWIKEEFHLQRNNYDRFGHFFKGLMAIVIREILIRKTPLTKGAWLTGITISIMLAIAAIYEIIEWLSTKISKGSKGSKDFLGMQGDRWDAQWDMFLALIGTLLTLLLLTKLHDKLLKNLKNKG; translated from the coding sequence ATGATGGATAAAGATAGGAAAATACATGTCATTTTATTATTAATCGTCATCATTATTTTTCTGTGGTCTGTAATAAAGCCAGCCTCCTATTTGGATTGGCTTGCAGAGGTAAGTCCTGCCGTTGTAGCAATTATCTTTGTTACTATCATCTATACTAAATTCCGCTTTACAACTTTTTCTTATTGTATTATCGCTTTTTTATCCATTTTAACGTTTATTGGTGGTCACTATACCTATTCAGAGGTCCCTCTTTTTAATTGGATTAAAGAAGAATTCCATTTACAGCGAAATAACTATGATCGCTTTGGTCATTTCTTTAAAGGTTTAATGGCGATCGTTATAAGGGAAATATTAATAAGAAAGACACCATTAACAAAGGGCGCTTGGTTAACGGGCATTACAATTAGTATAATGCTTGCTATTGCAGCTATCTATGAAATCATTGAATGGTTAAGCACAAAAATCTCCAAAGGTAGTAAAGGATCGAAAGATTTTTTGGGAATGCAAGGCGATCGCTGGGATGCACAATGGGACATGTTTTTAGCCCTTATTGGCACACTTTTAACATTGCTGCTATTAACCAAGTTACATGATAAATTATTAAAAAACCTGAAAAATAAAGGATAG